One stretch of Bradyrhizobium canariense DNA includes these proteins:
- the trxA gene encoding thioredoxin produces MTIVEQGSGPAPQAASDLIKETTTQTFVKDVIEESKRQPVLIDFWAPWCGPCRQLTPIIEKAVRAANGKVKLVKMNIDEHPAIPGQMGIQSIPAVIAFVNGQPADGFMGAVPESQVTAFINKLTAGMPDAGEPNIAEILQEADAVLAEGDPAAAAQIYAEVLAADATNIAALAGLAKCYVATGAIEQAKQTLAMVPESKRNDAAVKAVQASLDLAEQAASVGPVTELEQKVAANPLDHQARFDLATALNASGKRAEATQHLLEIVKRDRKWNDDGARKQLIQLFEAWGGADEATVEGRKRLSTILFS; encoded by the coding sequence GTGACGATAGTTGAGCAGGGCAGCGGACCGGCGCCACAGGCGGCGTCCGATCTGATCAAGGAAACGACCACCCAGACGTTCGTGAAGGATGTGATCGAGGAGTCAAAGCGCCAGCCGGTGCTGATCGACTTCTGGGCACCGTGGTGCGGCCCTTGCCGCCAGCTCACGCCGATCATCGAAAAGGCGGTCCGCGCCGCCAACGGCAAGGTCAAGCTGGTCAAAATGAACATCGACGAACATCCTGCGATTCCAGGCCAGATGGGAATCCAGTCGATCCCGGCCGTGATTGCGTTCGTCAATGGCCAGCCCGCCGATGGCTTCATGGGCGCAGTCCCGGAAAGCCAGGTCACGGCCTTCATCAATAAACTGACAGCAGGCATGCCGGACGCCGGCGAGCCCAATATCGCGGAAATCCTGCAGGAGGCCGACGCCGTTCTGGCTGAGGGCGATCCGGCCGCGGCGGCGCAAATCTATGCCGAGGTGCTGGCGGCCGATGCCACCAATATCGCGGCGCTCGCGGGACTTGCGAAATGCTATGTCGCGACCGGCGCCATCGAGCAGGCCAAGCAAACGCTCGCGATGGTCCCGGAATCGAAGCGCAATGACGCCGCCGTGAAGGCGGTGCAGGCATCGCTCGATCTGGCCGAGCAGGCCGCTTCCGTCGGTCCAGTGACCGAGCTGGAACAGAAAGTCGCCGCAAACCCGCTCGATCATCAGGCGCGCTTCGATCTGGCGACGGCGCTCAACGCCAGCGGCAAGCGCGCTGAAGCAACCCAGCATCTGCTCGAAATCGTCAAGCGCGACCGCAAATGGAACGATGACGGCGCCCGCAAGCAGCTCATTCAGCTCTTCGAGGCCTGGGGCGGCGCGGATGAAGCCACCGTCGAGGGACGAAAGCGGCTATCGACGATATTGTTCTCGTAA
- a CDS encoding LON peptidase substrate-binding domain-containing protein translates to MPINAEYRGPGELPEVIPVFPLPGALLLPRGQMPLNIFEPRYLAMVDDSFRDGHRLIGMIQPDATHSRNEAKPALFRVGCVGRITQLAESGDGRYILELTGIARFKVIEEIEALTPYRQCKVDYFPYVDDFTARKGEEAVNREALLEVLTDFLKVNNLKVDWEGVESAPNEALVNALAMMSPYGPPEKQAMLEAPDLKTRAEILIAVTEMDLAKKRTSGDPPLQ, encoded by the coding sequence ATGCCCATCAATGCCGAATATCGCGGGCCCGGCGAGCTCCCTGAGGTGATTCCGGTGTTCCCGCTGCCCGGCGCGCTGTTGCTGCCGCGCGGCCAGATGCCGCTCAACATTTTCGAGCCGCGTTATCTGGCAATGGTGGACGACTCCTTTCGCGACGGCCACCGGCTGATCGGGATGATCCAGCCCGATGCAACCCATTCGCGCAACGAGGCCAAACCGGCGCTGTTTCGCGTCGGCTGCGTCGGCCGCATTACCCAGCTCGCCGAGTCCGGCGACGGCCGTTACATCCTCGAGCTGACCGGCATCGCGCGTTTCAAGGTGATCGAGGAAATCGAGGCGCTGACCCCCTATCGGCAATGCAAGGTGGATTATTTCCCCTACGTCGACGATTTCACCGCGCGCAAAGGCGAGGAGGCCGTCAATCGCGAGGCGCTGCTCGAGGTGCTGACTGATTTTCTCAAAGTGAACAATCTCAAGGTCGATTGGGAAGGCGTCGAGAGCGCACCGAACGAAGCACTCGTCAACGCACTGGCCATGATGTCGCCCTACGGGCCGCCGGAAAAGCAGGCCATGCTGGAAGCGCCCGATCTGAAGACCCGCGCCGAGATCCTGATCGCGGTCACGGAAATGGACCTGGCAAAGAAACGCACCAGCGGTGATCCCCCGCTGCAATAA
- a CDS encoding CYTH and CHAD domain-containing protein: MSSPKEIEVKLQLPSASPARLRRVPLLRKINGSTRKENQVSVYFDTGRLKLRNSGLTLRVRHVGDRYIQTIKSDIGELFERGEWETEIRSDWPDLKQADASALQPLDIKRLRKQLRPVFETRVQRTTYPLTGKDCDIVLTIDRGEIDAGDSTLPLCEAELELKQGDRARLFEFAIAFARATSAELAIKSKSQRGYELLAGDGVSAVKGDEVEIAPGTPAKTAFQSIASACLKQIVANKPAILAGDPEGIHQMRVGLRRLRAAISLFSAIVTDAKTPGIKTGLKWLTNELGPAREFEVFLTRVVAPLGKQHARLTGMRSLSHDLAERREAAIARALAAVSSKRFRELTLNCAAWLEVGDWREPRNAALRERGDKPIETVARAQLKRRWKKIRKRGRQLAKLDPHARHKLRIQVKKLRYATEFYKTVFSGKKREKRNAAFLAALKDMQDCCGELNDIFVHEKLTAGIAEAPQPARSSRRVFAAGLLIGHEEARFEPVLAAAEHAFSVFEKLNPYWD, from the coding sequence GTGTCATCGCCAAAGGAAATCGAAGTCAAGCTGCAGCTGCCATCCGCAAGTCCCGCGCGCCTTCGCCGGGTGCCGCTGCTACGCAAGATCAACGGCTCCACGCGGAAAGAGAATCAGGTCTCGGTCTATTTCGACACAGGACGCCTGAAGCTCAGAAACAGCGGCCTGACCTTGCGCGTCCGGCATGTTGGCGATCGCTATATTCAGACCATCAAATCCGATATTGGAGAATTGTTCGAGCGCGGAGAATGGGAAACCGAGATCCGGAGCGACTGGCCGGATTTGAAACAGGCCGACGCGTCCGCGCTCCAGCCGTTGGACATCAAGAGACTGCGCAAGCAATTGCGGCCGGTGTTCGAAACGCGGGTGCAGCGCACGACCTATCCTCTCACCGGCAAGGACTGCGACATCGTGTTGACGATCGATCGCGGCGAAATCGACGCCGGCGATAGCACGCTGCCGCTCTGCGAGGCGGAACTGGAGCTGAAGCAAGGCGACAGAGCGCGTTTGTTCGAGTTCGCTATTGCCTTTGCACGCGCCACTTCGGCCGAGCTTGCGATCAAAAGCAAGTCGCAACGCGGCTACGAGCTTCTCGCCGGCGACGGCGTATCAGCCGTAAAAGGCGATGAAGTTGAGATCGCGCCGGGTACGCCGGCAAAAACGGCATTCCAATCGATCGCATCTGCATGCCTCAAGCAGATTGTCGCCAACAAACCGGCCATCCTTGCCGGCGATCCCGAAGGCATCCATCAAATGCGCGTCGGATTGCGCCGCCTGCGCGCGGCAATCTCGTTATTTTCGGCTATCGTTACCGACGCGAAGACGCCCGGCATCAAGACGGGGCTGAAATGGCTCACCAACGAACTTGGCCCCGCGCGCGAATTCGAGGTTTTCCTGACCAGGGTGGTGGCTCCGCTCGGAAAACAACATGCACGACTGACCGGAATGCGAAGCCTGTCCCACGATCTGGCAGAGCGGCGCGAGGCCGCCATTGCGCGCGCATTAGCGGCCGTTTCATCGAAGCGATTTCGTGAGCTGACACTGAACTGCGCTGCATGGCTGGAAGTTGGCGACTGGCGCGAGCCACGAAACGCGGCGTTGCGCGAGCGCGGCGATAAACCGATCGAGACGGTGGCCCGGGCGCAACTCAAACGGCGCTGGAAGAAGATTCGCAAACGCGGCCGCCAGTTGGCAAAACTCGATCCGCACGCGCGGCACAAGCTTCGAATCCAGGTCAAAAAACTGCGTTACGCGACGGAATTCTATAAAACGGTGTTTTCAGGAAAAAAGAGGGAAAAGCGCAACGCGGCCTTTCTTGCGGCCTTGAAGGATATGCAGGATTGTTGCGGCGAATTGAACGACATCTTCGTGCATGAGAAACTTACCGCCGGGATCGCCGAGGCTCCGCAACCGGCCCGATCGTCCCGGCGCGTGTTCGCTGCCGGACTGCTGATCGGGCACGAAGAAGCACGGTTCGAACCGGTACTCGCCGCCGCAGAGCACGCCTTCAGCGTTTTCGAGAAATTAAACCCATACTGGGATTAG
- a CDS encoding TetR/AcrR family transcriptional regulator has translation MADQLSAKDWLDQGLRTLARSGFTALKAEPLAKAMGVSRGSFYWHFADVGAYHAAILKHWRNVAAEQIIADLERSSDHDDPLPLLLRRAFGGRLALERAVRTWATFDPAARAAVQAIDRRRLSYVESLLRAPGLAAEVARARAQILYWAFVGFALSDKPLPQAKQTAVLDELLRITSR, from the coding sequence ATGGCCGATCAACTTTCCGCAAAAGACTGGCTCGATCAGGGCCTCAGGACGCTGGCCCGCAGCGGCTTCACCGCGCTGAAGGCCGAGCCGCTGGCGAAAGCGATGGGGGTGTCGCGCGGCAGCTTCTACTGGCACTTCGCCGATGTTGGCGCCTACCACGCCGCGATCCTCAAGCATTGGCGCAACGTCGCCGCCGAGCAGATCATTGCCGATCTCGAGCGCTCGTCCGATCACGACGACCCGTTGCCGCTGCTGCTGCGCCGGGCGTTCGGCGGCAGGCTGGCGCTGGAGCGCGCGGTGCGCACCTGGGCCACGTTCGACCCGGCGGCTCGCGCAGCCGTGCAGGCCATCGACCGGCGCCGGCTGAGTTACGTGGAAAGCCTGCTTAGGGCACCCGGCCTGGCGGCGGAAGTGGCCCGCGCCCGCGCCCAGATTCTTTACTGGGCGTTTGTCGGCTTTGCGCTTTCGGACAAACCGTTGCCACAGGCAAAACAGACGGCCGTACTCGACGAACTGCTCCGGATCACGTCGCGATGA
- a CDS encoding Trm112 family protein — translation MTSPPERLEGTVDPKLLEILVCPMTKGPLEFDATRQELISRSAKLAYPIRDGIPIMLPEEARKID, via the coding sequence ATGACATCCCCGCCCGAGCGTCTTGAAGGAACTGTCGATCCCAAGCTTTTGGAAATTCTGGTTTGTCCGATGACCAAGGGTCCGCTTGAATTCGATGCGACGCGGCAGGAATTGATCTCGCGCTCGGCCAAGCTTGCTTATCCAATCCGCGACGGCATTCCAATCATGCTGCCGGAGGAGGCGAGGAAGATCGACTAG
- a CDS encoding alpha/beta hydrolase family protein, with protein sequence MRARTLIVALAALGLSVLAVNASAEESKIRIGAIDAVLTIPPDVERPPVALLVAGSGSTDHDGNGPQVKPATLKKLSEQLVARKIATLRYDKRGAGGWKPEFGRPEDFRFKDYVDDATALVNYLRSNGKFSHVVLVGHSEGGLVAILAASHVPIDRLVLLVTAARRQGDLIKDQLQKKLAPDVYAPIASAIDAIMAGQTVDPPPPGLAIAPSMQPGLASAFTEDPIDPLKKIDAPTLIVGGGRDLQIARVDFIALGAASPAAKTLWFPDMNHVLVDVTDDADDLAAYGQSERPLDPGLIDSVADFILAGEAAR encoded by the coding sequence ATGCGCGCCCGGACACTCATCGTTGCGCTGGCGGCGCTCGGCCTTTCGGTTTTGGCCGTCAACGCCTCCGCCGAGGAAAGCAAAATTCGCATCGGCGCCATCGACGCCGTGCTGACGATTCCGCCTGACGTCGAACGCCCGCCGGTCGCGTTGCTGGTCGCGGGCTCCGGATCCACCGACCATGACGGCAACGGGCCGCAGGTCAAGCCCGCGACCTTGAAGAAACTCTCGGAGCAACTGGTCGCGCGTAAAATAGCCACGCTGCGCTATGACAAGCGCGGTGCCGGCGGATGGAAACCGGAATTCGGACGGCCTGAAGATTTCCGCTTCAAGGATTATGTCGACGACGCCACAGCGCTCGTGAACTACCTGCGCAGCAACGGCAAATTCTCGCATGTGGTGCTGGTCGGCCATAGCGAGGGGGGCCTGGTCGCGATCCTCGCCGCGAGCCACGTGCCGATCGACCGGCTGGTGTTGCTGGTGACCGCGGCGCGGCGGCAGGGCGATCTGATCAAGGATCAGCTGCAGAAGAAGCTTGCACCGGATGTCTACGCGCCGATTGCGAGCGCCATCGACGCCATCATGGCCGGACAGACCGTCGACCCGCCTCCACCGGGGCTAGCGATCGCGCCGTCGATGCAACCCGGCCTCGCCTCGGCGTTTACGGAAGACCCGATCGATCCGTTGAAAAAGATCGACGCCCCGACGCTGATTGTCGGCGGCGGCCGCGACCTGCAAATAGCACGGGTGGATTTCATTGCGCTCGGCGCGGCATCGCCGGCGGCGAAAACGCTTTGGTTTCCGGACATGAATCACGTCCTGGTCGATGTCACCGACGATGCCGACGATCTGGCGGCCTACGGTCAGTCGGAGCGTCCATTGGACCCCGGCTTGATCGATTCTGTCGCCGACTTCATTTTGGCCGGAGAAGCTGCGAGATAA
- a CDS encoding ubiquinone biosynthesis hydroxylase, giving the protein MSAQRSIVICGGAFAGLALALALRQGLGREIPVIVADPALASRPSRDPRATAIVAACRRLFDAIGIWEQIAEGAQPILDMVVTDSKLEDATRPAFLTFAGDVEPGEPFAHMIENRHLIDALVRQAEAEGIELRACAVTDFAARPDGVDVTFSDGGIVEASLLVAADGARSKLRERAGIATHGWEYDQSGIVVTVGHERDHHGRAEEHFLPAGPFAILPLTGKRSSLVWTEKRDEAARIVALSADEFHGELEQRFGLHLGEIKALDKPRAFPLGYFVARSFIGERLALIGDAAHVIHPIAGQGLNMGLKDVAALAEVIVDAARLGMDFGQANVLERYQRWRRFDTMAMGLATNSLNLLFSNRSTLLRTVRDIGLGLVDRAPPLKSLFIRQAAGLAGEVPRLLKGEAL; this is encoded by the coding sequence ATGTCGGCACAGCGAAGCATTGTCATCTGCGGCGGCGCATTTGCGGGGTTGGCGCTGGCGCTGGCGCTGCGTCAGGGCTTGGGCCGCGAGATTCCCGTTATTGTTGCCGATCCGGCGCTCGCCAGCCGGCCGAGCCGTGATCCGCGCGCAACCGCCATTGTCGCGGCTTGCCGCCGGCTGTTCGACGCGATCGGGATTTGGGAGCAGATCGCCGAAGGCGCACAGCCGATTCTCGACATGGTCGTCACCGATTCGAAGCTGGAGGATGCGACCCGTCCGGCATTCCTGACTTTCGCGGGCGATGTCGAGCCGGGCGAGCCGTTCGCGCACATGATCGAGAATCGCCATCTGATCGACGCGCTGGTCAGGCAGGCGGAAGCTGAAGGCATCGAGCTGCGCGCCTGCGCGGTGACGGATTTCGCCGCGCGTCCCGATGGCGTCGACGTGACGTTTTCCGACGGCGGGATCGTCGAGGCGAGCCTGCTGGTGGCGGCCGACGGCGCGCGCTCGAAGCTGCGTGAGCGTGCCGGTATCGCCACCCATGGCTGGGAGTACGATCAGTCCGGCATCGTCGTCACCGTCGGCCACGAGCGCGACCATCATGGCCGCGCCGAGGAGCATTTCCTTCCCGCAGGTCCGTTTGCGATCCTGCCGCTGACGGGAAAGCGCTCATCGCTGGTATGGACCGAAAAGCGTGACGAAGCCGCGCGGATCGTCGCGCTCAGTGCGGATGAGTTTCACGGCGAGCTCGAGCAGCGCTTCGGGCTGCATCTCGGCGAGATCAAGGCGCTCGACAAACCGCGCGCGTTTCCGCTCGGCTATTTCGTCGCGCGGTCGTTCATCGGCGAGCGGCTGGCGCTGATCGGCGACGCCGCGCATGTGATTCATCCGATCGCCGGGCAGGGGCTCAACATGGGCCTCAAGGACGTCGCCGCGCTCGCCGAGGTGATCGTCGATGCGGCGCGGCTCGGCATGGATTTCGGCCAGGCCAACGTGCTCGAGCGCTACCAGCGCTGGCGGCGGTTCGACACCATGGCGATGGGACTTGCCACCAATTCACTGAATTTGTTGTTCTCGAACCGGTCGACGCTGCTGCGGACCGTGCGCGATATCGGGCTCGGCCTGGTCGATCGCGCGCCTCCGCTGAAAAGCCTGTTCATCCGCCAGGCCGCCGGGCTTGCCGGCGAGGTGCCGCGCCTGCTGAAGGGCGAGGCGTTGTAG
- the tesB gene encoding acyl-CoA thioesterase II has protein sequence MSNGLIDLISILDLEPLEVNMFRGSSPKTSWQRVFGGQVIGQAMVAACRTVEGRLPHSLHCYFILPGDPQIPIIYEVERLRDGKSYSTRRVTAIQHGNAIFSIMVSFHADEQGSFDHQDKMPDVPPPEKLTAEEVAKQPMFREMPDFIRRYYESDRPIELRPVELGRYFGQKIDDGRIHVWIRTAAKLPDDPALHMCALAYASDFSLLDAVMARYGRTLFDKRMMPASLDHAMWFHRPFRADEWLLYAQDSPSAQGGRGLTRGLIFKPDGTLVASVAQEGSVRERR, from the coding sequence ATGTCCAACGGCCTGATCGACCTGATTTCCATCCTCGACCTCGAGCCGCTCGAGGTGAACATGTTCCGCGGCAGCAGCCCGAAAACGAGCTGGCAGCGGGTGTTCGGCGGCCAGGTGATCGGACAGGCCATGGTGGCGGCGTGCCGCACCGTCGAAGGCCGCCTGCCGCATTCGCTGCATTGCTATTTCATCCTGCCGGGCGACCCCCAGATTCCGATCATCTATGAGGTCGAGCGACTGCGCGACGGCAAGAGCTACTCGACCCGCAGGGTCACCGCGATCCAGCATGGCAACGCGATCTTCTCGATCATGGTGTCATTTCATGCCGACGAGCAGGGCTCTTTCGATCACCAGGACAAGATGCCGGACGTGCCGCCGCCGGAGAAGCTCACCGCCGAGGAGGTAGCGAAGCAGCCGATGTTCCGTGAGATGCCGGACTTCATCCGCCGCTACTATGAATCCGATCGTCCGATCGAGTTGCGCCCGGTCGAGCTCGGCCGCTATTTCGGCCAGAAGATCGACGACGGCCGCATTCACGTCTGGATCCGCACCGCGGCGAAACTGCCCGACGATCCGGCGCTGCACATGTGTGCGCTGGCCTACGCGTCGGACTTCTCGCTGCTCGACGCCGTGATGGCGCGTTACGGCCGCACCCTGTTCGACAAGCGGATGATGCCGGCGAGCCTCGATCACGCGATGTGGTTTCATCGCCCGTTCCGCGCCGACGAATGGTTGCTTTACGCCCAGGATTCGCCGAGCGCACAGGGCGGCCGTGGCCTGACCCGCGGCTTGATCTTCAAACCCGACGGCACGCTGGTGGCCTCCGTCGCCCAGGAAGGCTCGGTGCGCGAGCGCAGGTAA
- a CDS encoding P-II family nitrogen regulator — protein MKLVVAIIKPFKLDEVRQGLSAIGVSGMTVTEVKGYGRQKGHTEVYRGAEYVVNFLPKLRIEIAVASNLADKAVEVITANARTGQIGDGKIFVTPIDHALRIRTGETDSDAL, from the coding sequence ATGAAGCTCGTCGTCGCCATTATCAAACCCTTCAAGCTGGACGAAGTGCGCCAGGGCCTCTCCGCGATCGGGGTTAGCGGCATGACCGTGACCGAGGTCAAGGGGTACGGTCGCCAGAAGGGTCACACCGAGGTCTATCGCGGCGCCGAATATGTCGTGAATTTTCTGCCGAAGCTGCGCATCGAGATCGCGGTAGCATCGAACCTGGCCGACAAGGCGGTTGAAGTCATCACCGCGAACGCCCGCACCGGCCAGATCGGCGACGGCAAGATATTCGTGACCCCGATCGATCACGCATTACGGATCCGCACCGGCGAAACCGACAGCGACGCGCTCTAG
- a CDS encoding ammonium transporter — protein sequence MIVATALVLMMTIPGLALFYSGMVRKKNVLATMAQSLAAVTIISILWVAFGYSLVFVGDGPWIGTLDRWFLAGMTMDTVNPAAKTIPEALFMLYQMTFAIITVALVAGSVADRMRFSAYLLFSIGWFIFVYIPLAHWVWGGGFLGSVGVLDFAGGLVVHLSAGTGGLVAAKVLGRRYGYGTENLSPFDLSLAVVGTGLLWVGWFGFNGGSALGANSRAVMAIIATHLAACSGALTWGAIEWSIRRKPSVLGMISGAVAGLGTITPASGFVTPWQGIVIGVIAGLVCFWACTWLKHRFRYDDSLDVFGVHGIGGLTGTLLTGVFATASIGGASGLIEGNPHLLLVQLYGVAVTLVWSAGVTFVLLKLVSTFVPLRVSREHELEGLDISQHGEALQ from the coding sequence ATGATCGTCGCCACGGCTCTCGTGCTAATGATGACGATACCGGGACTGGCGCTGTTCTATTCGGGCATGGTGCGCAAGAAGAACGTGCTGGCGACGATGGCGCAGAGCCTTGCGGCCGTGACCATCATCTCGATCCTTTGGGTAGCGTTCGGCTATTCGCTGGTCTTTGTCGGCGACGGACCGTGGATTGGAACGCTGGATCGCTGGTTTCTAGCGGGCATGACCATGGACACCGTCAATCCCGCCGCAAAGACGATCCCGGAAGCGCTGTTCATGCTCTACCAGATGACTTTCGCGATCATCACCGTGGCGCTGGTCGCAGGCTCTGTCGCTGACCGCATGCGATTCTCGGCCTATCTCCTGTTCTCGATCGGCTGGTTCATATTCGTCTACATTCCGCTGGCGCACTGGGTCTGGGGCGGCGGCTTCCTGGGCTCGGTCGGTGTGCTGGATTTTGCCGGCGGTCTTGTGGTGCATCTCAGCGCTGGAACCGGCGGACTGGTGGCGGCCAAGGTGCTGGGCCGGCGCTACGGCTACGGCACCGAAAATCTGTCGCCATTCGATTTGTCGCTCGCCGTCGTCGGCACCGGATTATTGTGGGTCGGCTGGTTCGGCTTCAACGGCGGCTCGGCGCTGGGTGCGAATTCACGCGCGGTGATGGCGATCATCGCCACCCATCTCGCGGCCTGCTCCGGCGCGCTGACCTGGGGCGCGATTGAATGGTCGATCCGGCGCAAGCCGTCGGTACTAGGCATGATTTCCGGCGCCGTCGCCGGCCTTGGCACGATCACGCCGGCCTCCGGATTCGTGACGCCATGGCAGGGCATCGTCATCGGAGTGATCGCCGGCCTGGTGTGTTTCTGGGCCTGCACCTGGCTCAAGCACCGGTTCAGGTATGACGACTCCCTCGATGTGTTCGGCGTCCACGGCATCGGTGGACTGACCGGAACGTTGCTGACGGGGGTATTTGCCACCGCCTCGATCGGCGGGGCATCCGGCCTGATCGAAGGCAATCCGCATCTATTGTTGGTCCAGCTCTACGGCGTTGCCGTTACCCTGGTGTGGTCGGCCGGCGTGACGTTTGTCCTGCTCAAGCTCGTCAGTACGTTCGTGCCGTTGCGCGTATCGCGCGAGCACGAGCTGGAAGGCCTCGATATTTCGCAGCATGGCGAGGCTTTGCAGTAA
- a CDS encoding P-II family nitrogen regulator — MKIVMAIIKPFKLEEVRDALTAIGVHGLTVTEVKGYGRQKGHTEIYRGAEYAVSFLPKIKIEVAIASDQVDKTIDAITSAAKTGQIGDGKIFVINLDHAVRIRTGEADAAAL, encoded by the coding sequence ATGAAAATTGTTATGGCGATCATCAAGCCATTCAAGCTTGAGGAAGTCCGTGACGCCCTGACCGCCATTGGCGTTCATGGTCTCACGGTCACAGAAGTCAAAGGATACGGGCGGCAGAAGGGCCACACCGAAATTTATCGCGGCGCTGAATACGCCGTGAGCTTCCTGCCCAAGATCAAGATCGAAGTCGCGATCGCCTCGGATCAGGTCGACAAGACCATCGACGCCATCACCTCGGCGGCAAAGACCGGCCAGATCGGCGACGGCAAGATCTTCGTCATCAACCTCGACCATGCGGTTCGTATCCGCACGGGAGAGGCCGATGCTGCAGCACTCTGA
- a CDS encoding ammonium transporter, protein MTFKRPTSAGWAVLAIAGLCAVGFVDAALAQTAAPAAAPAADAAAAAPAAAAAVPNKGDTAWMLVSSALVLMMSVPGLALFYGGLVRTKNMASVLTQVFAIVAMVGVVWTLYGYSLAFGDGGSMTPFIGGFGKAFMHGIDANSTAATFSNGVVIPELAYFVFQMTFAMITPALIVGAFAERIKFSAVMLFILLWVTFVYFPIAHWVWYVAAPDDVAAAAKALAAAADGAAKTAAQAKLDEVTGSVGWLAGAGALDFAGGTVVHINAGIAGLVGALIIGKRTGYGKDLMAPHSLTMTMIGASLLWVGWFGFNAGSNLEANGTTALAFVNTMVATAGAALSWLLAEWIVKGKPSLLGICSGAVAGLVAVTPASGFAGPIGALVLGLVVSPVCLFFVSTVKNAFGYDDALDVFGVHCIGGIIGALGTGILVNPALGGVGITDYTNITGNNAGTYDLVTQMIAQGKAVGATLLWSGIGSAILYKIVDVIIGLRPSVEEEREGLDISDHGERAYNM, encoded by the coding sequence ATGACGTTTAAGCGTCCCACCAGCGCGGGATGGGCAGTCCTCGCAATAGCAGGGCTGTGCGCCGTAGGCTTCGTCGACGCCGCGCTTGCCCAGACGGCGGCGCCCGCCGCCGCACCGGCGGCTGATGCTGCAGCAGCGGCGCCCGCCGCGGCTGCCGCCGTTCCCAACAAGGGCGATACCGCCTGGATGCTCGTATCCAGCGCGCTCGTTCTGATGATGTCGGTTCCGGGCCTCGCTCTGTTTTACGGCGGTCTCGTCCGCACCAAGAACATGGCCTCCGTTCTGACCCAGGTGTTCGCGATCGTCGCCATGGTCGGCGTGGTCTGGACGCTCTACGGCTACTCGCTTGCCTTCGGTGACGGCGGCAGCATGACGCCCTTCATCGGAGGTTTCGGCAAGGCGTTCATGCACGGGATCGATGCCAATTCGACGGCAGCAACCTTCTCCAACGGCGTCGTGATCCCTGAACTCGCCTACTTCGTCTTCCAGATGACGTTCGCGATGATTACGCCCGCCCTGATCGTCGGTGCTTTCGCCGAACGCATCAAGTTCTCGGCCGTGATGCTGTTCATCCTGCTGTGGGTCACCTTCGTCTATTTCCCGATCGCGCATTGGGTTTGGTACGTGGCGGCTCCCGATGACGTCGCAGCTGCTGCCAAGGCGCTTGCCGCCGCGGCGGACGGTGCGGCCAAGACGGCGGCCCAGGCCAAACTCGACGAAGTCACAGGCTCCGTCGGCTGGCTTGCAGGTGCTGGTGCCCTCGACTTCGCCGGCGGTACGGTCGTGCACATCAATGCCGGCATTGCCGGTCTTGTTGGCGCGCTGATCATCGGCAAGCGCACCGGCTACGGCAAGGACCTGATGGCTCCGCATTCGCTGACCATGACCATGATCGGCGCCTCGCTGCTGTGGGTGGGCTGGTTCGGCTTCAACGCCGGATCGAACCTCGAAGCCAACGGCACAACCGCGCTGGCCTTCGTCAACACCATGGTGGCCACCGCAGGTGCGGCGCTGTCCTGGCTGCTTGCCGAATGGATCGTCAAGGGCAAGCCTTCGTTGCTGGGCATCTGCTCCGGCGCGGTCGCTGGTCTCGTGGCGGTCACGCCCGCTTCGGGCTTTGCCGGCCCGATCGGTGCACTGGTGCTGGGCCTGGTCGTCTCGCCGGTCTGCCTGTTCTTCGTCAGCACGGTGAAGAACGCATTTGGCTATGACGACGCGCTCGACGTGTTCGGCGTCCACTGCATCGGCGGAATCATCGGTGCGCTCGGCACCGGCATTCTGGTCAATCCCGCCCTCGGTGGCGTCGGCATCACCGACTACACCAACATCACCGGCAACAATGCCGGGACCTACGATCTCGTCACCCAGATGATCGCGCAGGGCAAGGCCGTTGGAGCGACACTGCTCTGGTCCGGCATTGGTTCGGCGATCCTCTACAAGATCGTCGATGTGATCATCGGTCTGCGCCCCTCCGTCGAGGAAGAGCGCGAGGGTCTCGACATCAGCGACCACGGCGAGCGCGCTTACAACATGTAA